The Mycolicibacterium smegmatis genome has a window encoding:
- a CDS encoding DUF501 domain-containing protein has protein sequence MVDPADLDVVARQLGREPRGVLEIAYRCPNGEPGVVKTAPRLPDGTPFPTLYYLTHPALTAAASRLESSGMMREMTERLAQDPELAAAYRRAHESYLAERDAIEPLGTTFTGGGMPDRVKCLHVVIAHSLAKGPGVNPFGDEALAVLAAEPAMAGILERDTWV, from the coding sequence GTGGTTGACCCCGCCGACCTCGACGTGGTGGCGCGGCAGTTGGGCCGCGAGCCGCGAGGGGTTCTCGAGATCGCCTATCGGTGCCCCAACGGTGAACCGGGCGTGGTGAAGACCGCGCCGCGGCTGCCCGACGGAACCCCGTTTCCGACGCTGTACTACCTGACGCACCCGGCGTTGACGGCGGCCGCGAGCCGGCTGGAGTCCTCGGGCATGATGCGCGAGATGACCGAACGCCTGGCGCAGGACCCCGAACTGGCCGCGGCCTACCGGCGGGCCCACGAGTCCTACCTCGCCGAGCGCGACGCGATCGAACCGCTGGGCACCACGTTCACCGGCGGCGGCATGCCCGACCGGGTCAAGTGCCTGCACGTCGTGATCGCACACTCGCTGGCAAAAGGCCCCGGCGTCAACCCGTTCGGTGACGAGGCATTGGCTGTGCTGGCCGCCGAGCCCGCGATGGCCGGGATTCTGGAGCGCGACACATGGGTGTGA
- a CDS encoding FtsB family cell division protein, producing MPDPKRPDPRRRAPAPRPGKPGKNGDANRPRASQARRRAGEARPAQIEQAPDESVTKAIAVQAQQQAELQSEQRFGSAARRAAILAAVVCVLTLTIAGPVRTYFAQRTEMKQLKASEEQLRAQIAELEQQKVKLADPVYIAAQARERLGFVMPGDTPFQVQLPPNAVVTQEPEPEKPGATVPAGQPWYTSLWHTIADQPHGVTPTIPPAPPVPPAPGEPAPIPPAPGG from the coding sequence ATGCCCGACCCGAAGCGGCCCGATCCGAGGCGACGCGCCCCGGCTCCCCGACCTGGGAAGCCGGGGAAGAACGGCGACGCGAATCGGCCGCGGGCATCGCAGGCACGGCGCCGGGCCGGCGAGGCCCGGCCCGCGCAGATCGAGCAGGCACCGGACGAGTCGGTCACCAAAGCCATTGCGGTACAGGCGCAACAGCAGGCCGAGCTGCAGTCCGAACAGCGGTTCGGTTCGGCGGCACGACGCGCGGCCATCCTGGCTGCCGTCGTGTGCGTGCTGACGCTGACGATCGCCGGGCCGGTGCGCACGTATTTCGCGCAGCGGACCGAGATGAAGCAACTGAAAGCGAGCGAGGAGCAATTGCGCGCCCAGATCGCCGAGCTCGAACAGCAGAAGGTCAAGCTCGCCGACCCGGTCTACATCGCGGCCCAGGCCAGGGAGCGGCTGGGTTTCGTGATGCCCGGTGACACCCCGTTCCAGGTGCAGCTTCCGCCGAACGCCGTCGTGACCCAGGAGCCCGAACCCGAGAAGCCCGGTGCCACGGTGCCCGCGGGGCAGCCCTGGTACACCTCGCTGTGGCACACGATCGCCGATCAGCCGCACGGGGTCACGCCCACCATCCCGCCCGCTCCGCCGGTCCCGCCCGCCCCGGGTGAGCCGGCGCCGATCCCACCCGCGCCCGGTGGTTGA
- the eno gene encoding phosphopyruvate hydratase, which translates to MPIIEQVGAREILDSRGNPTVEVEVALTDGTFARAAVPSGASTGEHEAVELRDGGSRYGGKGVEKAVEAVLDEIAPQVIGLSADDQRLVDQALLDLDGTPDKSRLGANAILGVSLAVSKAAAESAGLPLFRYIGGPNAHILPVPMMNILNGGAHADTGVDVQEFMVAPIGAPSFKEALRWGAEVYHSLKSVLKNQGLATGLGDEGGFAPDVAGTKAALDLISSAIEATGLKLGSDVALALDVAATEFYTEGSGYAFEKETRTAEQMAEFYAGLLDSYPLVSIEDPLSEDDWDGWVSLTAAIGDRIQLVGDDLFVTNPERLEDGIQRGAANALLVKVNQIGTLTETLDAVSLAHNSGYRTMMSHRSGETEDTTIADLAVAVGSGQIKTGAPARSERVAKYNQLLRIEETLGDAARYAGDLAFPRLEAK; encoded by the coding sequence GTGCCCATCATCGAGCAGGTTGGAGCCCGCGAAATCCTCGATTCCCGGGGCAATCCGACGGTCGAGGTCGAAGTCGCCCTGACCGACGGAACCTTCGCCCGGGCCGCGGTGCCCTCCGGCGCATCGACCGGCGAGCACGAAGCGGTCGAGCTGCGCGACGGCGGTTCGCGCTACGGCGGCAAGGGTGTGGAGAAGGCCGTCGAGGCCGTTCTCGACGAGATCGCCCCGCAGGTGATCGGGCTGTCCGCCGACGATCAGCGCCTGGTCGATCAGGCCCTGCTGGACCTCGACGGCACGCCGGACAAGTCCCGTCTGGGCGCGAACGCCATTCTCGGTGTCTCGCTTGCCGTCTCGAAGGCCGCCGCGGAGTCGGCCGGTCTGCCGTTGTTCCGCTACATCGGCGGACCCAACGCGCACATCCTGCCGGTCCCGATGATGAACATCCTCAACGGCGGTGCGCATGCCGACACCGGTGTGGACGTCCAGGAGTTCATGGTCGCCCCGATCGGTGCGCCGTCGTTCAAGGAGGCGCTGCGCTGGGGCGCCGAGGTGTATCACTCGCTGAAGTCGGTGCTCAAGAACCAGGGCCTGGCCACCGGTCTGGGCGACGAGGGCGGTTTCGCCCCCGACGTCGCGGGCACCAAGGCCGCACTTGACCTGATCTCGTCGGCGATCGAGGCCACCGGCCTCAAGCTGGGCAGCGACGTCGCGCTGGCGCTCGACGTGGCCGCCACCGAGTTCTACACCGAGGGTTCGGGTTACGCGTTCGAGAAGGAGACCCGCACGGCCGAGCAGATGGCCGAGTTCTACGCAGGTCTGCTCGACTCCTACCCGCTGGTGTCGATCGAAGACCCGCTGTCCGAGGACGACTGGGACGGCTGGGTGTCGCTGACCGCCGCGATCGGTGACCGCATCCAGCTGGTCGGCGACGACCTGTTCGTCACCAACCCCGAGCGCCTCGAGGACGGTATCCAGCGCGGCGCGGCCAACGCGCTGCTGGTGAAGGTCAACCAGATCGGCACGCTCACCGAGACTCTGGACGCGGTCTCCCTGGCGCACAACAGCGGCTACCGCACCATGATGAGCCACCGCAGCGGCGAGACCGAGGACACCACCATTGCCGACCTTGCGGTCGCCGTGGGCAGCGGCCAGATCAAGACCGGTGCGCCTGCCCGCAGCGAGCGCGTCGCCAAGTACAACCAGTTGCTCCGTATCGAGGAAACCCTCGGTGACGCTGCGCGTTACGCCGGCGACCTGGCGTTCCCGCGGCTCGAAGCCAAGTAG
- a CDS encoding lytic transglycosylase domain-containing protein, translating into MSPVRWLRAVAVIAATALLMASSCSWQLGTPIPEGVPPPGGDPVPAIDTYAKGRPADALREWAAERAPALGIPVKALEAYAYAARVAEVENPNCNLKWTTLAGIGMVESHHGTYRGAMITQNSDVSPPIRGVLLDGTAGNMRIADTDGGLLDGDDELDRAMGPMQFIPETWGHFGVDANNDGKVDPDNFDDAALSAAGVLCWYGKNLSDPRGWMRALRAYNYSDQYARAVRDWATAYAAGHAL; encoded by the coding sequence GTGTCGCCAGTTCGTTGGCTGCGGGCTGTCGCAGTGATTGCAGCGACAGCACTGCTGATGGCTTCCAGCTGCTCGTGGCAGCTCGGCACCCCGATCCCCGAAGGTGTGCCGCCCCCCGGCGGTGACCCGGTCCCCGCGATCGACACCTACGCCAAGGGCCGGCCCGCCGACGCGCTGCGCGAATGGGCCGCCGAGCGCGCCCCCGCGCTGGGCATCCCCGTCAAGGCCCTCGAGGCCTACGCGTACGCCGCGCGCGTGGCCGAGGTGGAGAACCCCAACTGCAACCTGAAGTGGACGACGCTGGCGGGCATCGGCATGGTGGAGAGCCACCACGGCACCTACCGCGGCGCGATGATCACGCAGAACAGCGACGTCAGCCCACCGATCCGGGGCGTCCTGCTCGACGGCACGGCAGGCAACATGCGCATCGCCGACACCGACGGCGGCCTGCTCGACGGCGACGACGAGCTGGACCGGGCCATGGGACCCATGCAGTTCATCCCCGAGACCTGGGGTCACTTCGGTGTCGACGCCAACAACGACGGCAAGGTCGACCCGGACAATTTCGACGACGCGGCGCTGTCGGCGGCCGGGGTGCTGTGCTGGTACGGCAAGAATCTCTCCGACCCGCGCGGCTGGATGAGGGCGCTGCGCGCCTACAACTACTCCGACCAGTACGCCCGCGCGGTCCGGGACTGGGCCACCGCCTACGCCGCCGGTCACGCCCTCTGA
- the efeU gene encoding iron uptake transporter permease EfeU, whose protein sequence is MTPITDVPTSLLAASNITSQLLGSGLIGLREGLEAAIVVSILVAFLVKSDRRDALRWVWLGVSCAIAVTVTVFLVIQFGENTISGLGAEAVAGIASLLAVVIVTTMVLWMKKAAASIAGELRGELARALETGGPAVALLAFLAVGREGVETALFMVGYAEAETLWPLTGLIIGVLVAVAIAYGMYAGAVRLDLGKFFKWTGIFLIVVAAGILAYATKALQTVGWLPGLGSKAFDVSGGGGWFNWSAWYGEAIQGIFNIDPTPTVLQFAAWLTYIVVVLALFLKPGRAASPASPAPSEPIVDPEAPTTSERSTT, encoded by the coding sequence ATGACCCCCATCACGGACGTTCCGACCAGCTTACTGGCCGCATCCAACATCACATCACAGCTGCTCGGAAGCGGCTTGATCGGTCTGCGCGAGGGGCTGGAAGCCGCGATCGTCGTCTCGATCCTCGTCGCGTTCCTGGTCAAATCCGACCGCAGGGACGCTCTCAGATGGGTGTGGCTGGGAGTTAGCTGTGCGATCGCTGTGACCGTCACGGTGTTCCTCGTCATCCAGTTCGGGGAGAACACCATCAGCGGGCTCGGGGCGGAGGCCGTCGCCGGGATCGCGTCGCTTCTGGCCGTCGTCATCGTCACCACGATGGTGCTGTGGATGAAGAAGGCCGCGGCATCCATCGCCGGCGAGCTGCGCGGTGAGCTCGCGCGGGCGCTGGAGACCGGCGGGCCCGCGGTCGCGCTGCTGGCGTTCCTCGCCGTGGGGCGCGAAGGCGTCGAGACGGCGTTGTTCATGGTCGGCTACGCAGAGGCCGAGACCCTGTGGCCGCTGACCGGGCTGATCATCGGCGTGCTGGTCGCCGTAGCCATCGCCTACGGCATGTACGCCGGCGCGGTGCGCCTGGACCTCGGCAAGTTCTTCAAGTGGACCGGCATCTTCCTCATCGTGGTGGCGGCCGGGATCCTCGCCTACGCCACCAAGGCACTGCAGACCGTCGGATGGCTGCCCGGCCTGGGTAGCAAGGCGTTCGACGTCAGCGGGGGCGGAGGCTGGTTCAACTGGTCTGCCTGGTACGGCGAGGCCATCCAGGGCATCTTCAACATCGATCCAACGCCGACCGTGCTGCAGTTCGCGGCGTGGCTGACCTACATCGTCGTCGTGCTCGCGCTGTTCCTGAAGCCGGGCCGCGCTGCTTCGCCCGCATCCCCAGCGCCCTCCGAGCCGATCGTCGACCCGGAGGCACCCACCACATCCGAAAGGTCGACCACGTGA
- the efeO gene encoding iron uptake system protein EfeO, protein MMPAAKTGVAAAAALLAGFSLAGCQAKESANSGDTASGEKSNQITVEASDTECKLSGTEAATGPSTFVVTNNGSKVTEFYVYGEGERVMGEVENISPGLKRQLIVQLTQPGTYQTSCRPGMVGDGIRGDFVVTGEAVQIDTEGKFKEAADSYKRYVNSQTDALIPAVEEFVAAIKAKDVEKAKSLYPTSRIYYERIEPVAESFPNDLDPRIDLREADLEPGQKWTGFHRLEKDLWVTGLQPDTDAIADQLVADVKELDAGVKAPDFTIDSTQIAGGAQGLLDEISISKITGEEDIFSHTDLWDFRANVEGSQTAVASVRPILDERNPDLGKRVDQRFADVEALLEKYREGDGFVTYDKVTEPERQELSRAIDALSKEVSQVQGVIAQQ, encoded by the coding sequence ATGATGCCTGCTGCCAAGACAGGAGTCGCCGCCGCCGCGGCGCTGCTTGCCGGGTTCTCGCTCGCCGGCTGCCAAGCCAAGGAGAGCGCCAACAGCGGCGACACCGCGAGCGGCGAGAAGTCCAACCAGATCACCGTCGAGGCCTCCGACACCGAGTGCAAGCTCTCGGGCACCGAGGCCGCGACCGGCCCCAGCACCTTCGTCGTCACCAACAACGGCTCCAAGGTCACCGAGTTCTACGTCTACGGCGAGGGCGAGCGTGTCATGGGCGAGGTCGAGAACATCTCCCCAGGCCTCAAGCGTCAGCTCATCGTGCAGCTCACCCAGCCCGGCACCTACCAGACCTCGTGCCGCCCCGGCATGGTCGGCGACGGCATCCGCGGCGACTTCGTCGTCACCGGCGAGGCCGTGCAGATCGACACCGAGGGCAAGTTCAAGGAAGCCGCCGACAGCTACAAGCGTTACGTCAACAGCCAGACCGACGCACTGATCCCGGCCGTCGAGGAGTTCGTCGCCGCGATCAAGGCCAAGGACGTCGAGAAGGCCAAGTCGCTCTACCCGACCTCGCGCATCTACTACGAGCGCATCGAACCGGTCGCCGAGTCGTTCCCCAACGATCTGGATCCGCGCATCGACCTGCGCGAGGCCGACCTGGAGCCGGGCCAGAAGTGGACCGGCTTCCACCGCCTCGAGAAAGACCTCTGGGTGACGGGCCTGCAGCCCGACACCGACGCCATCGCCGACCAGTTGGTGGCCGACGTCAAGGAACTCGACGCCGGTGTGAAGGCCCCCGACTTCACCATCGACTCCACCCAGATCGCCGGTGGCGCACAGGGTCTGCTCGACGAGATCTCGATCAGCAAGATCACCGGTGAAGAGGACATCTTCAGCCACACCGACCTGTGGGACTTCCGCGCCAACGTCGAGGGCTCGCAGACCGCGGTGGCCTCGGTGCGCCCGATCCTCGACGAGCGCAACCCCGATCTGGGCAAGCGCGTCGACCAGCGCTTCGCCGATGTGGAAGCGCTGCTGGAGAAGTATCGTGAAGGCGATGGTTTCGTCACCTACGACAAGGTGACCGAACCGGAACGCCAGGAGCTCTCGCGCGCCATCGACGCGCTGAGCAAAGAAGTGAGCCAGGTGCAAGGTGTCATCGCCCAGCAGTGA
- the efeB gene encoding iron uptake transporter deferrochelatase/peroxidase subunit has translation MSSPSSDPSGGQSPASEATPAQPSGISRRKLFGAAGVTAAVVGAASAGALAGRASAAANAPHGALSGPVPFRGERQAGIITEAQDRMHFCAFDVTTDSRDDVIALLKQWTQMAERMTKGEETEPDGAVGGNPYSPPTDTGEALGLPASQLTLTIGFGPGFFRKDGKDRFGIADQQPAELKPLPKFPNETMDPARSGGDICIQACANDPQVAVHAIRNLARVGFGTVAVRYSQLGFGRTSSTTRDQATPRNLFGFKDGTNNIKADETDLLNQHVWVADGDGPAWLTGGTYLLTRRIRMRIENWDRTTLLEQERVIGRQKGSGAPNGLQDEFEELDFDMTDAKGKPMIDVDAHVRLVSPQNLGGIEILRRGYNFTDGTDGFGHLDAGLFFIAFVRSPEKQFIPMLSEMSRKDALNEYITHTGTAIFACPPGIPEGDSSAYWGSTLFS, from the coding sequence GTGTCATCGCCCAGCAGTGACCCTTCCGGCGGGCAGTCGCCCGCCTCTGAGGCGACCCCCGCGCAGCCGTCGGGCATATCGCGACGCAAGCTGTTCGGCGCTGCCGGGGTCACCGCTGCGGTGGTCGGCGCGGCCAGTGCGGGTGCACTGGCCGGCCGTGCCTCCGCGGCCGCCAACGCCCCGCACGGGGCGCTGAGCGGTCCGGTGCCGTTCCGCGGTGAACGGCAGGCCGGCATCATCACCGAGGCACAGGACCGCATGCACTTCTGCGCCTTCGACGTCACCACCGACAGCCGCGATGACGTCATCGCGCTGCTCAAGCAGTGGACCCAGATGGCCGAGCGCATGACCAAAGGCGAGGAGACCGAACCCGACGGAGCCGTCGGCGGCAACCCCTACTCCCCGCCCACCGATACCGGTGAGGCCCTTGGCCTTCCGGCCTCGCAGCTGACACTGACCATCGGGTTCGGCCCCGGCTTCTTCCGCAAGGACGGCAAGGACCGCTTCGGTATCGCCGACCAGCAACCCGCCGAGCTCAAGCCGCTGCCGAAGTTCCCCAACGAGACCATGGACCCCGCCCGCTCAGGCGGCGACATCTGCATCCAGGCCTGCGCCAACGACCCGCAGGTGGCCGTCCACGCCATCCGTAACCTGGCCCGCGTCGGGTTCGGCACGGTCGCGGTGCGCTACTCCCAGCTGGGGTTCGGACGCACCTCCTCCACCACGCGCGATCAGGCGACCCCGCGAAACCTGTTCGGGTTCAAGGACGGAACCAACAACATCAAGGCCGACGAGACCGACCTGCTGAACCAGCACGTGTGGGTCGCCGACGGCGACGGCCCGGCCTGGCTGACCGGCGGCACCTATCTGCTGACCCGCCGCATCCGCATGCGCATCGAGAACTGGGACCGCACCACGCTGCTCGAGCAGGAACGCGTGATCGGCCGGCAGAAGGGCAGCGGCGCACCGAACGGCCTGCAGGACGAGTTCGAGGAACTCGACTTCGACATGACCGACGCCAAGGGCAAGCCGATGATCGACGTCGACGCCCACGTGCGCCTGGTGTCCCCGCAGAACCTCGGCGGCATCGAGATCCTGCGCCGCGGATACAACTTCACCGACGGCACCGACGGCTTCGGCCACCTCGACGCCGGGCTGTTCTTCATCGCCTTCGTGCGAAGCCCCGAGAAACAGTTCATCCCGATGCTCAGCGAGATGTCCCGTAAGGATGCGCTCAACGAGTACATCACCCACACCGGCACGGCCATCTTCGCCTGCCCGCCGGGTATCCCCGAGGGTGACTCGTCTGCGTACTGGGGTTCGACGCTGTTCTCGTGA
- a CDS encoding PE-PPE domain-containing protein, translating to MTKAAVVGTAIAATLGVGITPTMANAVSSDTYFIGFPDWLPIGASNSVDADADAIYQAIVGSKDSSPIVGWGTGGVKLDPKWVQWYNPNLGGLSLGDINLGDLSSGDLTALLGQMDLGQLTNSDKDQYYTLPTWGQTGTKEVMVDNPVYQKAFEEALAEVMEQDRDAILAAEKIELTISYSVPEPDWWGKQTTVSIPFLGSLTVGLAQQFGPWSQQKINGQSVTSISTTVSIDNPFKNDPAALDKFLETGKYDGTYTVPTIDPVTALGLKRPSGTLAGAAYDYIVKTWLKPINIDPVNYTFDRTKFNLPGGSWEERAEDLIDPEIPKQIPETQPVYGWLPGGWTTNTFGQWVSPTDQLANLDLSALAGLANGDFDLSTLAGLANLSPQTIAYFLSGDLGFLAPLLNWTLYAQNINLIAYGDGAIATGEAYRRFIEAVTSGEIKAGEPRTDGRYIVFDVDEDGNPILKVVNHSTGNGGLDDIIVSYPLPNDLEFPDMPVDANGNPLYPSYTETPGGVIDVTLMTLALLRNPGRPNGGLYARFAPIYQELTGVNPISPERKDVLYGLPDDTVAKLLKGDVSGIGLSDLNDLLVFLNDANGKPMVITIKADATWEYDLLSDAPVTANPIAWANSVASSMLVFTYGAELINLATNREGGVGVVAYQVPDGEYDAGSFYATLTSQGLPLLAPARLVAGLLSAATGEDVNTPLADALEPVLKLLVNTSYTDAVRNEDGTWTRTLDQMHVPTLFGTQTISRQQAALLAGDILAEFGRGVGAEYTDVVQRVTARVVKFLEDNDIKVPTEIKEAAAKLATEPGKVIQTVSREVGTGVSKVLGAVDAKLPETPAPTQEQLAEGQKEVGQALAEVNEATEGAVTKGLKDTTAFINDPITPVLKAGKDIESKVTKRITKTQNSLAKAQVRAGKVTEKLQKGDIKGAVKQVGENVQNRVDRLKKDINNGVKKITGKDKTKSTSSSTDSDKDKGGSED from the coding sequence ATGACCAAGGCAGCCGTTGTCGGCACGGCAATCGCCGCGACCCTGGGCGTGGGAATCACGCCCACCATGGCCAACGCGGTCTCGAGCGACACCTACTTCATCGGCTTCCCCGATTGGCTCCCGATTGGCGCTTCGAACTCGGTGGATGCCGACGCCGACGCGATCTACCAAGCGATCGTCGGATCGAAAGACTCCAGCCCCATTGTTGGTTGGGGCACAGGCGGAGTGAAGCTCGATCCGAAGTGGGTCCAGTGGTACAACCCGAACCTCGGCGGGTTGAGCCTGGGGGACATCAACCTCGGTGACCTGTCCTCAGGTGACCTCACAGCTCTGCTGGGTCAAATGGATCTCGGTCAGCTCACCAACTCGGACAAAGACCAGTACTACACGCTGCCCACGTGGGGCCAAACCGGCACCAAAGAGGTTATGGTCGATAACCCGGTGTACCAGAAGGCGTTTGAGGAAGCGCTCGCTGAGGTCATGGAGCAGGATCGCGACGCGATCCTGGCGGCAGAGAAGATCGAGCTGACTATCTCCTACTCCGTGCCTGAACCGGACTGGTGGGGTAAACAGACGACTGTCTCCATCCCGTTCCTCGGAAGCCTCACGGTCGGGCTTGCGCAGCAGTTCGGTCCATGGTCTCAGCAGAAGATCAACGGCCAGTCTGTGACTTCGATATCGACAACCGTGTCGATCGACAACCCGTTCAAGAATGATCCTGCGGCGCTCGACAAGTTCCTCGAAACCGGGAAGTATGACGGCACCTACACCGTGCCCACCATCGACCCCGTCACGGCCCTGGGGCTGAAAAGGCCGTCAGGGACACTCGCCGGCGCCGCGTATGACTACATCGTCAAGACCTGGTTGAAGCCGATCAACATCGACCCGGTCAACTACACCTTCGACCGCACGAAATTCAATCTGCCCGGCGGAAGTTGGGAAGAACGCGCAGAAGACCTGATCGATCCGGAGATTCCGAAGCAGATCCCCGAGACCCAGCCCGTGTACGGCTGGCTTCCCGGCGGGTGGACCACGAACACCTTCGGTCAGTGGGTGTCTCCCACGGATCAGCTGGCGAACCTGGACCTGAGTGCCCTGGCCGGCCTTGCCAACGGCGACTTCGATCTCTCGACCCTGGCCGGCCTGGCGAACCTGTCGCCGCAGACGATCGCGTACTTCCTGTCGGGTGACCTGGGATTCCTTGCCCCGCTGCTGAACTGGACGCTGTACGCCCAGAACATCAACCTCATCGCATACGGTGACGGCGCCATCGCCACGGGTGAGGCGTACCGCCGCTTCATCGAAGCGGTGACGAGCGGTGAGATCAAGGCGGGAGAACCGCGGACCGATGGCCGCTACATCGTCTTCGACGTCGATGAGGACGGCAATCCGATCCTGAAGGTGGTGAACCACTCCACGGGCAACGGGGGCCTCGATGACATCATCGTGTCGTACCCGCTGCCGAACGACCTCGAGTTCCCGGACATGCCGGTCGATGCGAACGGGAACCCGCTGTACCCGTCGTACACCGAAACCCCCGGCGGCGTCATTGATGTCACGCTGATGACGCTGGCGTTGCTGCGCAACCCGGGCCGGCCCAACGGTGGTCTCTACGCCCGGTTTGCGCCGATCTACCAGGAGCTCACAGGCGTCAATCCGATCAGCCCCGAGCGCAAGGACGTGCTGTACGGGCTGCCGGATGACACCGTCGCCAAGCTGCTCAAGGGCGACGTCTCAGGCATCGGGCTCAGCGATCTGAACGACCTGCTGGTCTTCCTGAATGACGCCAACGGCAAACCAATGGTGATCACCATCAAGGCCGACGCCACATGGGAATACGACCTGCTCTCGGACGCTCCGGTGACGGCCAACCCGATCGCGTGGGCCAACTCGGTGGCGTCGTCGATGCTGGTGTTCACGTACGGTGCCGAGCTGATCAACCTCGCCACCAACCGTGAGGGCGGCGTGGGCGTGGTTGCCTACCAGGTGCCCGACGGGGAGTACGACGCCGGCAGCTTCTACGCCACGCTGACGTCCCAGGGCCTGCCGCTGCTCGCGCCGGCACGCCTGGTCGCCGGATTGCTCAGTGCGGCAACGGGTGAGGACGTCAACACTCCGCTGGCCGACGCGCTGGAGCCGGTGCTCAAGCTGCTGGTGAACACCAGCTACACCGATGCCGTGCGCAACGAGGACGGCACGTGGACACGCACGCTCGACCAGATGCACGTCCCGACGCTGTTCGGCACCCAGACCATCTCGCGTCAGCAGGCCGCCTTGCTGGCCGGAGACATCTTGGCCGAGTTCGGCAGGGGCGTGGGTGCGGAATACACCGACGTGGTCCAGCGGGTCACCGCCCGTGTCGTGAAGTTCCTGGAGGACAACGACATCAAGGTGCCCACCGAGATCAAGGAGGCCGCGGCCAAGCTCGCGACCGAGCCGGGCAAGGTCATCCAGACAGTCAGCCGTGAGGTCGGCACCGGGGTCAGCAAGGTTCTCGGCGCGGTCGACGCCAAACTGCCCGAAACCCCGGCACCCACACAGGAGCAGCTGGCCGAGGGCCAGAAAGAGGTCGGCCAGGCGCTCGCGGAGGTCAACGAGGCCACCGAGGGAGCGGTGACCAAGGGCCTCAAGGACACCACGGCCTTCATCAACGACCCGATCACCCCGGTCCTCAAGGCAGGCAAGGACATCGAGTCGAAGGTGACCAAGCGGATCACCAAAACCCAGAACAGCCTCGCCAAGGCGCAGGTCCGGGCCGGCAAGGTCACCGAGAAGCTCCAGAAGGGCGACATCAAGGGTGCCGTCAAACAGGTCGGCGAGAACGTGCAGAACCGCGTCGACCGCCTGAAGAAGGACATCAACAACGGGGTCAAGAAGATCACCGGCAAGGACAAGACGAAGAGCACGAGCAGCAGCACCGACTCCGACAAGGACAAGGGCGGCAGCGAAGACTAG
- a CDS encoding nucleoside triphosphate pyrophosphohydrolase, with amino-acid sequence MIVVLVDPRRPALVPVDAVEFLTGEVQYTEEMPVKVPWSLPSARPAYDGEDAPVLLSSDPEHPVVKARLAAGDRLIAAPEPQPGERLVDAVALMDKLRTSGPWESEQTHDSLRRYLLEETYELFDAVRSGNADELREELGDVLLQVLFHARIAEDAPHHPFSIDDVADALVRKLGNRVPAVLAGESISLDEQLAQWEERKAQEKKVKARASSMDDVPTGQPALALAQKVLARVSQAGLPAELIPASLTSVSVSADTDSENELRTAVLEFMDTVREVEAAVAAGRRGEDVPEELDVAPLGVISEDEWRAYWPGAESSASEAEPEE; translated from the coding sequence ATGATCGTCGTCCTGGTGGATCCGCGCCGTCCCGCCCTGGTTCCCGTCGACGCCGTCGAGTTCCTCACCGGGGAGGTCCAGTACACCGAGGAGATGCCGGTCAAGGTGCCGTGGTCGCTGCCCTCGGCGCGGCCGGCCTACGACGGCGAAGACGCCCCGGTCCTGTTGTCCTCCGATCCCGAACATCCGGTTGTCAAGGCGCGCTTGGCCGCCGGTGACCGGCTGATCGCCGCACCCGAGCCCCAGCCCGGCGAGCGTCTGGTCGACGCCGTCGCGCTGATGGACAAGCTGCGCACCTCAGGGCCGTGGGAGAGCGAGCAGACCCACGATTCCCTGCGCCGCTACCTGCTCGAGGAGACCTACGAACTGTTCGACGCCGTGCGCAGCGGCAACGCCGACGAACTCCGCGAGGAGCTCGGCGACGTGCTGCTGCAGGTGCTGTTCCACGCCCGTATCGCCGAGGACGCCCCACACCATCCGTTCAGCATCGACGACGTGGCCGATGCGCTGGTGCGCAAACTCGGCAATCGCGTGCCCGCCGTGCTTGCGGGGGAGTCCATTTCATTGGACGAGCAGCTCGCGCAATGGGAAGAGCGCAAGGCGCAGGAGAAGAAGGTCAAGGCACGCGCATCGTCGATGGACGATGTGCCCACCGGGCAGCCCGCTTTGGCGCTGGCACAGAAGGTGCTGGCCCGCGTGAGCCAGGCCGGTCTGCCTGCCGAGCTGATTCCGGCCTCTCTGACTTCTGTCTCGGTGTCTGCCGACACTGACTCCGAGAACGAACTGCGCACTGCTGTCCTGGAATTCATGGACACCGTGCGCGAGGTCGAGGCCGCTGTCGCTGCCGGTCGCCGCGGTGAGGACGTTCCCGAGGAACTCGACGTCGCTCCGCTCGGGGTGATCTCCGAGGACGAGTGGCGCGCGTACTGGCCTGGTGCGGAGTCGTCTGCTTCGGAAGCCGAACCCGAAGAGTAG